A window from Festucalex cinctus isolate MCC-2025b chromosome 12, RoL_Fcin_1.0, whole genome shotgun sequence encodes these proteins:
- the cldn23l gene encoding claudin-23 isoform X1: protein MQPGTTLVPIVYKKIVKRSTDESCFPPGADGSSAFHRIGSLRKRTKRLKTDRTIRGIRVMQTPASMVMGIVFAPLGLVLLFTAAITPQWREGHTRLDLAKPGSALLRMVVKSHSPGVRPGLTDGLLLVRSDGLWESCLQLEPSELKHCRSVAGPYQRDRRVRLAQSLVLTSLFLCGTGILLACLGVRCWTDLPLRGVAATGGLLVVVAGLLSMTALVVYTHNLHRLGTEDAKQDQNNARFPQLSLGPAGSLYFGWLGSCLQILGGGALVLSFKRPRCRTCPELAACPACRPCSEIHNKPDADMYEVSC from the coding sequence aTGCAACCTGGAACGACTCTGGTgcctattgtttacaaaaaaattgtgaaaaggtCCACTGATGAAAGCTGTTTTCCTCCCGGAGCAGATGGTTCTTCAGCATTCCACCGCATCGGCTCTCTCCGCAAGCGCACTAAGCGCCTGAAAACCGACCGCACCATTCGAGGAATCAGGGTAATGCAAACCCCGGCGTCCATGGTGATGGGGATCGTCTTCGCCCCCTTGGGTCTGGTGCTCCTCTTCACGGCCGCCATCACCCCTCAGTGGCGAGAAGGCCACACACGTCTGGACTTAGCCAAGCCTGGTTCTGCTCTCCTCCGGATGGTGGTGAAAAGTCACAGTCCCGGGGTCCGCCCGGGACTGACGGACGGTCTGCTGCTGGTGCGCTCGGACGGGCTATGGGAGAGTTGTCTGCAGTTGGAGCCCTCCGAGCTGAAGCATTGCAGGTCGGTGGCTGGTCCTTATCAGCGAGATCGCCGGGTTCGCCTGGCGCAGAGCTTGGTCCTGACTTCCCTGTTCCTGTGCGGCACCGGCATCCTGCTCGCCTGTCTCGGGGTCCGCTGCTGGACGGATCTGCCGCTACGAGGGGTGGCTGCCACCGGCGGGCTCCTGGTGGTGGTGGCCGGGCTGCTCAGCATGACCGCGCTGGTGGTCTACACCCACAACCTGCACAGGCTGGGGACTGAGGACGCCAAGCAGGACCAGAACAACGCCAGGTTCCCTCAGCTCAGCTTAGGACCCGCCGGCTCGCTCTACTTCGGGTGGTTGGGGTCGTGCTTACAGATTTTGGGTGGGGGCGCCCTCGTGTTGAGCTTCAAGAGACCGCGTTGCAGAACCTGCCCGGAGTTGGCAGCCTGCCCTGCTTGTCGGCCGTGCTCGGAGATTCACAACAAGCCTGATGCTGATATGTATGAAGTCAGCTGTTAG
- the grhl3 gene encoding grainyhead-like protein 3 homolog — protein MFKETETLGVVCQSENFNYNRYITNYTMDPWSYIDNPMPEENLAKPRLHPGDDMVAITMLYEQCKSQKEQKVPACSRNSSICKPIERTPSNDLATLETSANVMKILSESIPASYSLEVLGSKQNPSLPVSLPPSTDTYATLTSVAAESDKQELNIIFDSLLQKWPESSAFPDPSAETLAYNEPFPEDHSSPVYSGSYSGSPPETYRSEFQFSLGAPSASPYKSSELPMVYLNKGQFYPITLQGVDSSTLMTATKVKTVVMAVFENDKTPEMQLRFWNHWHARQPTVKQRVIDIADYKEVFTGISNIEEVAFNALSFIWNPHEEAKVFIGINSLSTDFSSQKGVKGLPLNLQIDTYDFSSGNNQLIHRAACQVKIFCDKGAERKMRDEERKRTKRRGKTSNDGNAKSLVSSSMGSDCTFFHTMDDHITQPVLFIPEAHLSSLQRMATPMDESERTSLKRLYSDREQSSSPPGKQARRDDSQRVLLYVRRAAEEVFDALMLSTPTLSGLREAISEKYGMQEDTIGKIYKKCKRGIYVNMDDIIIEHYTNQSAFLIEMSEVVSGQFQVTLIEV, from the exons ATGTTCAAAGAGACTGA GACTCTGGGAGTGGTCTGTCAGAGCGAGAACTTCAACTATAACCGCTACATCACAAACTACACCATGGACCCCTGGTCGTACATAGATAACCCTATGCCCGAGGAGAACCTGGCTAAACCCAGACTCCACCCGGGAGACGACATGGTAGCCATAACTATGCTTTATGAACAGTGCAAG AGCCAGAAGGAGCAGAAGGTTCCTGCCTGCAGCCGAAACAGTAGCATCTGCAAACCAatagagag GACTCCAAGCAATGACCTGGCCACATTGGAGACGTCGGCCAACGTCATGAAGATCCTCTCTGAGAGCATCCCGGCCAGCTACTCCCTCGAGGTGTTGGGATCCAAGCAGAACCCGTCGCTGCCAGTCTCCCTGCCCCCCAGCACCGACACCTACGCCACCCTGACCAGCGTGGCGGCGGAGAGCGACAAGCAGGAGCTAAATATTATCTTCGACTCTTTGCTCCAGAAATGGCCTGAGAGCAGCGCGTTTCCCGACCCTAGCGCGGAG ACTCTTGCCTACAATGAACCCTTCCCCGAGGACCACTCCAGTCCCGTCTACTCGGGATCCTACTCTGGCTCACCACCTGAGACATACAGGAGCGAGTTCCAATTTTCCTTGGGCGCTCCCTCGGCCTCCCCATACAAATCCAGCGAGTTACCCATGGTCTACCTGAATAAGGGGCAATTCTACCCCATTACTCTTCAAGGAGTCGACAGCAGCACCCTCATGACTGCTACCAAAGTCAAG ACGGTGGTCATGGCCGTGTTTGAGAATGACAAGACGCCGGAAATGCAGCTCCGCTTTTGGAACCACTGGCATGCGCGCCAGCCGACTGTCAAGCAGAGGGTCATTGACATCG CTGACTACAAAGAAGTGTTCACCGGCATTAGCAACATCGAGGAGGTCGCCTTCAACGCCCTCTCCTTCATTTGGAATCCCCACGAAGAAGCCAAG GTGTTTATCGGCATCAACTCGTTAAGCACCGACTTCTCGTCACAGAAGGGTGTGAAGGGCCTGCCTCTCAACCTGCAGATCGACACGTACGACTTCAGCTCTGGGAATAATCAGCTCATCCACAGAGCCGCCTGCCAAGTCAAGATTTTCTGCGATAAG GGGGCTGAGAGGAAGATGCGCGATGAGGAGAGGAAGAGGACCAAGAGGAGGGGCAAGACGAGCAATGACGGCAATG CCAAGTCTTTAGTGAGCAGCTCTATGGGCAGTGACTGCACCTTCTTCCATACTATGGATGACCACATCACCCAGCCGGTCCTCTTCATCCCAGAAGCACATCTCTCTAGTTTACAACGCATG GCCACGCCTATGGACGAGAGCGAAAG AACATCTCTGAAGAGGTTGTACTCAGACAGAGAGCAGAGCAGCTCTCCACCTGGCAAGCAAGCACGCAGAGACGATTCCCAAAGAG TTCTGCTGTACGTGAGGAGAGCCGCCGAAGAGGTTTTCGACGCGCTCATGCTCAGCACGCCAACGTTGTCGGGCCTACGAGAAGCT ATTTCAGAAAAGTATGGCATGCAAGAAGACACCATTGGGAAAATCTACAAGAAATGCAAACGAGG AATTTACGTCAATATGGACGACATCATCATCGAACACTACACCAACCAGTCTGCTTTCCTCATCGAGATGTCGGAGGTGGTCAGCGGTCAGTTCCAGGTCACTCTCATCGAAGTATGA
- the cldn23l gene encoding claudin-23 isoform X2 yields MQTPASMVMGIVFAPLGLVLLFTAAITPQWREGHTRLDLAKPGSALLRMVVKSHSPGVRPGLTDGLLLVRSDGLWESCLQLEPSELKHCRSVAGPYQRDRRVRLAQSLVLTSLFLCGTGILLACLGVRCWTDLPLRGVAATGGLLVVVAGLLSMTALVVYTHNLHRLGTEDAKQDQNNARFPQLSLGPAGSLYFGWLGSCLQILGGGALVLSFKRPRCRTCPELAACPACRPCSEIHNKPDADMYEVSC; encoded by the coding sequence ATGCAAACCCCGGCGTCCATGGTGATGGGGATCGTCTTCGCCCCCTTGGGTCTGGTGCTCCTCTTCACGGCCGCCATCACCCCTCAGTGGCGAGAAGGCCACACACGTCTGGACTTAGCCAAGCCTGGTTCTGCTCTCCTCCGGATGGTGGTGAAAAGTCACAGTCCCGGGGTCCGCCCGGGACTGACGGACGGTCTGCTGCTGGTGCGCTCGGACGGGCTATGGGAGAGTTGTCTGCAGTTGGAGCCCTCCGAGCTGAAGCATTGCAGGTCGGTGGCTGGTCCTTATCAGCGAGATCGCCGGGTTCGCCTGGCGCAGAGCTTGGTCCTGACTTCCCTGTTCCTGTGCGGCACCGGCATCCTGCTCGCCTGTCTCGGGGTCCGCTGCTGGACGGATCTGCCGCTACGAGGGGTGGCTGCCACCGGCGGGCTCCTGGTGGTGGTGGCCGGGCTGCTCAGCATGACCGCGCTGGTGGTCTACACCCACAACCTGCACAGGCTGGGGACTGAGGACGCCAAGCAGGACCAGAACAACGCCAGGTTCCCTCAGCTCAGCTTAGGACCCGCCGGCTCGCTCTACTTCGGGTGGTTGGGGTCGTGCTTACAGATTTTGGGTGGGGGCGCCCTCGTGTTGAGCTTCAAGAGACCGCGTTGCAGAACCTGCCCGGAGTTGGCAGCCTGCCCTGCTTGTCGGCCGTGCTCGGAGATTCACAACAAGCCTGATGCTGATATGTATGAAGTCAGCTGTTAG